In Zingiber officinale cultivar Zhangliang chromosome 9B, Zo_v1.1, whole genome shotgun sequence, the genomic window TTTGTGGCTATTTCGTCTCTTCCATCAGATTAAGAGTCTTCCTGATCTCAAATTTCTTGCATTTCAAGGGATGAATATGCAATTTACCACCGTGACACAGAAATTCATTTATTCACGTCATtattttttagataaaattaCTTATTTTTTGCTCGGGTAATTTTAATGGATTAATCTAAAGAATATTAGATTGATGATTCATTCGTTACGAATGTTTTTTAATTTACTTTGAGTCGACTAAAAATTTACTCCAATATTAATCgatgtaataataataataataatagtaaaaaaAGGACAAAAGGTGTGTTTAAGTCGGCAGTTTCATTCAGTCAACAGGTATGGTGTCGGTAAGGTTCCAGGAGATGCGTGACTCATCAAGCATTCCCTTTCAAGGAATCCAAGTCAATCtaacaaatattaaaaaagaaaaacaataccgAATTCATATGAAGAGCTGCGGGAAGATCATAAACTGAATTGGCGATCATATGCTGTGTATTTTCTATCAGTTAAGGTCTAAACACGGGTGAGGGAAAGGAAGGAGTGGTGATGAAGTGATGTAGATGCAGCTATAAGCTATCACTACTGGCCATACGCTCAGTCAAATAAACGTAAGAAAGACGCAAGCCGGTGAACGGTGATTGGATAGTAGAATCTTTATGGTTGCAAGAGGCTCCAACTTTGAAGATTCAATGAGGTATTCACAGGGTCTGTGACTTTGATATTGTTGAATTGGACATAAAAAAATAATCAGACACAAGAACGCAACCATAAAAATTCCCCATCTTAGGTGACATCTCGCTGAGACATAAAGGAATGGCATGATACTGCACCAGGTGAGATGGCCCCGTTATTGTTTGGCGGGCGATATGATATCATTATAGAACAAATGTCACAACCTTATTCCTTGAGTTGAAGTGTTGCAGTCACCTTGCACCAATAATCCACTAAATTTCGATCTAAATGTTCCAGATCAGAAAATTGACCTTGTAGAAACCAAACATGATAGATCAATGGGCACACAAAAAATGATTAATGCAATATAAAttagattttaatatttaaaattaaatatttattacttAAGATATCAACCAACCTATTTCATAGAATATAATTGTAAATCCAAATATGTATTTCTTAGCATCCAAAATCAAATAATCTGAATTCGTTTTGAAGGAATTTTTTAGTACCCAATTCTACTTGATTCAGACAACCCAACCCAACCCATCCCATAAAATAGTTCCTCGAAGCCAAGCTACAAGAAAACTACTTGGCTAAGCTGCAAATATGCATTCCATCATTAGTAACTTCTTTAGAGATCAAAAGTATGCTAAGATCCAACTAAACCAAACGCTAGGGCATCAAACAAAAAATCATACGGATACTCCTGGACCGGATTATCACATCTTTGAGAATTCAGGATGCAAATGGAAGGCTATCCTAGTACCCAAACTAGCCAATTGACTTCAATAGATATTATATTATAGGAAAACAGTGAAATTAAGTTGCACGTATCCAATAACTATAATTCTATAAGCCAAGTGACTTTTCAACCTTCTGAATTTGATTCAGGAATATCCACGTCATCTGCAAAGCATGCCATTGTTGAAGAGTTAAACACAGATAAGCCAAATGGAGTGAGAAAGCAACTGCAATTGACTTTTACTAGGAGCATCAAAGCTTTATTTACCATGACATGTGGAGCAATTCTGACACAGTAGACGGGAAATCCAGTGTAAAATTTTAAAGGGCCACCAGATTTTAAGGTCTGCATCGCACAGTCCAAAGATCCAGTGTAGGGATACTTCCCATTGGCATCGGGCTGCATCTTCTGTATTTGTGTTTTCACGTAGTCAAAAGGTAAACTACAAGCAGATGCAAAGAACCCTGAAACAGCACTAGCTCCTGAATACGCACAAAAAATAGCAAATTAATCATAGTTACAATTACTATAACACTTTTCTGCAAGCATCATGAAAAAACATGTTTCGTGCGATATACAAGGAAACTGAAATACATAGGACCGGGAGCACCACGCAAGTCAAAGTCAAGCTCATAATGACTGAGAactaaaatcttaatttttttttattaaaaaatagtaCCGATACCCATATATATTCACCAGAACAAGATACGATAATAGAAAAGCTAAAAAGAACTCAGTGTTTCAACTTTCAAATCCAGAGTGGAGTGGCCGGTTCAAAATACCTAAAACCGGAGGCCAGATCAGTCCAGTTCTAGTAGTAGAGGCCACCTAATTGAACCAGATTTTTGGACCATTTCAGCCATGAAAATCAGGAACCAGCAGGACCTTCGGTACCCTCCCTAGACCAGTTTTAAAATCACAGAAAGAAATATTCAAACAATTGCATCGACATCAATACAATCTAGCACCTTACCAAGCACGGTGCTAACTTCACCAAAGCCAAGGGAATCCCTGAACAGCTCAACACTCTGATCATACGATGCAAGCATACCCATATTGAGTGACATTGCTCTTACTACTGTAGGACCTGCACCTTTCCACAAAGCCAGAACCCCCTCATCAGCAATGATTCGGTAGAGAGCATGGAAAGCATTTTTGTAGTTTCTTCTCTGAGCTGCAGGCAAAGTCGCATCGGCTTGCATCCTGATGAGTGCCAAATCTGCTGGGCTTCCAACACTCGCTCCAATTGCTCCAGCTGTAAGACCAATAGCAGCTTTCTGAAGCAAAGGCAGTGGTTTGCCGTCATTAGCCTCAACAGCTTTGTTTGTCAACACTCTAAGCAAAATGTCAAGGATCACTAGTTGTCAATAAAATGAACTGAGGCATTCTTAGCCAAACTTCATCGCATTAGTGAACACTACATATATTCAAGTTTGAAAAAAAGCATTGGCAACAAACTTTCAAACAAGCACAGCTGCAAGACTATAGTGCTACAAATAACAAACATATTTGAGACAAAATTGATAGAACCAAGAAATTCAACTCAATAAAGATTTAGTATGATGCTTCACAAACTTCTCTCTAAATCCATAAAAATGCATAAAAGATTACTCAAGAGAAACTTATCAAGCACCGTAAATAGTACTCACTTGCAATGCCAACTTGCAATCAGAATCTTCCCAATCATAATATTCCAGGGTCTCATTTTTTTTTCAGATAGCCATTGTGAAAGTCAAATCTGAATaaaaaaaggacagcccggtgcacgaagctcccttcatgcggggtctcggggaaggatccattgtacgcagccttatcctgctttttgcaagaggctgtttccaagattcgaacccatgaacttttggtcacatggtaacaactttaccgttgcgccaaggctccccttcaaagtCAAATCTGAGTAGTGACGTTAAATTATATCTTTATTGTTTTTTTCCTTACAAAGTCTACACAAACAGCTAAGCATTCAAGTTTCAACTCATACAAAATAAACACAAGCATTGGTAATCAGAAAATGCAGACTAGTGTTGCAGGGTCACTTATTTGTTACTCAACCTAGATAATTCCGCCTAATCATTGAAGAAACACAAGTACAAACAAATTGGGAGGAATAAATTCAACTCAATTATAGCATCCTAAGAAGAAGCATCTATTCAAGAATACAAAGTGTCAACGAGGATAATCCTCCAAACTTTGTtaaaataccaaaatctcaaaCAAAGTTATAGAATGTATGCGGATCATATTCTCAATTAAAAattcagaaaaagaaaaataagtacCTAAAGGAACCCAATCTTGCAGTTGTATAAGTAGCCTGCCTAAGTAAACCAGCTGATAGTCCCTGTTTAAGAACAATGCATCAGCAATGTAAtacatgttaggatgtatactaaaagcctaatttttggtataaacatttatctagaaataagaatcacattggtcaaatgtctacatttatgataaatgtagttgttcaattaatttatattgtagataacatggtgtgtggtgtcacacacagaggatcatgttatcagtaccttataaattataaacagtagctcacgaccaagatggaaaggaacaaaccattggaaggtcgcagtgtaattaggtattagtttattttaactatataattacactagtacacttagagtgtattgagtaggatcattagagatcgtttcttttatactgactttataaaggaacaaagacctcagttattatggaaatgtgtgctcttaatcctaatataataacaaacacatatatttgatatttatttctttaatttatcaatgggtgagatttagttcgataaatcaataagcccgataagttgggaaatgatatcacttatagtgtgtgttgttgattataaaaggaaactgtgtcctagtaatctaggttgagaatgtccccaagaggagctcataaggattgtcatgttaaaccctgcaggtggacttagtccgacatgacgataaggttgagtggtactactcttggactaagatattaattaaatgagttgttagtaactcacttaattagtggacattcgacatcttaaacacagggagactaacacactcataataaggagcccaaaatataatttgggattggtgcggtaattcaataatagttctctagtggaatgaattattattgataaaattaagttgtgtgttcggggcgaacacgggatgcttaattttatcgggagaccaaaaccaattcctcctctcggtccctatcgtagcctcttgtatagagagatttatacccaccacatacccaccttcttacccatccaatggggccggccaagctagcttggaacccaagctagggacgGCCAAGACCAATGgattgtggccggccaaagcttgggtcccaagcttaggtggccggccattagaatattaaaaaggatttttattaaaattatttcttatgtggatatcatgtttttaaaagagagtttaaaaaattaaaaatttccttttatagctttctaaaaaagattaagagaagagattaatctctttccttatttgtagattaaaaggatggttttaatttttggtaaaaactttccttatttgtaaattatctacatgtttaaaagagagtttaaaatttgaaatctttccttatttgttgattaaaaggtggattttaaattttaagaaaactttcctttttaaccatgttcatgatttaaaagagagtttaaaaattaaatattctcttttataagtttctacaagagattaagaaaagatttgatatctttccttatttgtagattaaaagatattttaattcttttatccacatgtttaaaagaaagattttaatttataaaatttcctttttattaaccaatcatgaagggattaaaattattggagaaatttttataaatttctggaaacaaattaggaagttttaatttttgttttaattaaaactttccttgatttggggagaagagtggcaggccaaataaattggagaagagaaaattatttttaattaaataaattttctttggcaaaagaattaaggaagtttttattaaattttccttatttgccaagaccaaggattataaaagagggggtagaggaggcttcatagtgaacaacctctattattttctccctcttttcttccttggtgtggccggcctcttcctcttcttctcttctctccatcctttgtggccgaacctcacatcttctttggagatcaagtggtggccggattctagcttggagaaggagagaaagcttacatcccttggagcttagttggtggaaaaagatcttcatcttttggaagcattgtgcttggccgaaacttgaagaaaggagaagaaggtgctttggtggtttctcatctcggaagatcgttgcccacacaacgtccgaggttagaagacctagaggtttttgcttgtaaaagaaaaggtatactagtatttaatttccgcatcatactagttttactttttgtaaaaataccaaatacaagaggcatgcgattctagtatttcgaatttgttttcgatgttgtgttcttttgtttttttcttttccttgtgatttgattgttcttttcggttgacctaaagttatttaaagaaattaaatattagatttccttaaaaggctttgtctaggcggtggtggttgttcccatatccaagaaggtcatgtgcctcgccatgcagtcctggaagccaattttggaaattaatatttaatggaattaataatctaggtgatttggatcaaacgtgttaagttccgcagaagatccaagtctaaacctaaaagaacaaatagattaaactttggatcgaacgtgttaagttctgcaggcgatccaaatttaatttaaaagaacacatggtaactaggaaaaggttcagacttttgtacaaaatttttgtacattggaaccattagattttccgagtagcaaccaacaacacagATATCCAAACGATGAAAATGTGAATCCCAAAAGTAAGGTCATAGTGCAGGGACAAAGATATTAGGCTAGTTTCTTAAACTACGGACAAGATATCTATGGCATATTAAAATAACCCTGCTGGAGGATTCGTAGGGGAAAAAGATAGATAGGAAGTTGAAGAACTATGGTAGGTTAAAGAACTACATTATGTTGACATGCTTACTGCCAAACacagaatttttttttcagagaAAGTAGGATTTTGCTAATGAATCAGTGGTAATCAGCACAGTAAGTAAACAATTTAATCATCatgtaaaatactaaaaattagcgaataatgataagggatttttccggaattttttggaaatttttcggggatttttcggagctcgtatgactaagtttacggggataaaatggggcccgggaaagtctgtttaggctatcctgttttaatgaggaaaagttttaatttctttttccttattcctttttctttttttgtttttatttcttttcttcattttccttttccCCATCCCACACGAGCCGAACTCTTCTCCCTTGCAGAAACCATGCGTCGACGCCGAAATTCCTCTCTCGatcttctgccctaaccgccgcgaGGGCACCGCcggctcctcctctcggccaatctATCCTCGCCGGCCGACGAGAGCCGAGGATAAAGCCCTGTCGCCGGCCACACACCGAGCCCTAGgtctttctctctcggcgccgGTTGCTTCTTCCTCCGGTACCGGAGCCGTGGCCGAGGGATGTGCTTCTCCTCCCTTGCCGGTGCTCTCGGTTTTTTCCTCTGCTCATCGCCCCGATCGCTGCTGTGCCCTAGCTTTCACTGCCAAGCCGAGGTGGCGTCGCTGCATCCCACAGGAACCCTAGCGCCGACCTTCTCCACGCTGGGCCTTTTACCGATGCCGACTTCTTCCTCTGCTGCCTCTCTGCGCAGATGCATTTCCGACTCCACTGCAGCCACGCATGCCCTAGGGTGGAGCTTTCTCTGGGCATCTCTGCCTGACGTCTCCATCTGGACCGGTGGTCCTTGCGAGCAGCACTGAGGCATCAGAATTTGGGTAAGTTTCGTGTTGAGTTGTTATTGATCTAAATATTGAATTAGGTTTGAGGTAGAGTTAAGGTGGATTATattaacagaaaatgattatCAAGTGTTGGATGGATTTTTGGAAGAAAAGGATGAGATCGTTAGATTGGATTTATTGAGGTTTTGGCTTGCATTATCCGATCTGTGATGACCCTAAGtgattgattgtatatttatttcagggTTCTGATTTGAGACAAGAACTCTGATTAGAGGACACACgatctacatttgaggcgggtacctcttgacttatctttatgatattgtctattggatatgcatagtattttatagctgcaagcaatgatcatgtttgccttggtatgtcacggtttgatacccataccatgatctgttggccgtttgttatgtatccatgtttatgtttcaggattattgccatgagtaccttggtttctagagtaagtggcataccatacctactgaggttcggactaggttctggattttatttttctggcatgtgtatctagattatctgatacctaggtttttataccatacctgacgtgtgtacctctatttgtatatcatatatgattcgtgtgcctagaccttgattctttgatctgtgtatattgttggtacacatgctatggaagagggatatgtttaggatctaggttgttataccttagaggacttgtataccctagatccgtggatttgacctactgatactgtggtacccatattatatatatatggatttttctatgctgatcaggatattccatacttattatgttcaggacataggtttttttgatattctatctgacctgtgtactctagattttggtatgtgaccatcgcttttacagtacccattttgtatacatggatatggttatgttgatcagtttttgttatgcatagtgacatgcatcatgattgcatctttgTCACGATTATCGgctcactatggttgagcccatatTCATACACCCCACTcgtggtttagtggtatatcgagcGGATGTGTGGCGGTTCATTTAGCTCCGTTGTCATATGACCCGTGGTAGCCGTGATCGATTCCGCTCTGTTTAGCTCAGCATTTAGTGTAGCGGGTAGCCGTGACAGTGGACTCTGTttgctccgttggtcggtgactcggtAGTGGCCGTGAGATGTCCTCCGTCGTCTTATCAGGGAGATGAGGCGTTGagctcccatttatgatttggggtcacgggacaggagtactccgacaagatcccgtccactcggtcactcatcgggagtagtgacgacgagTGCAGGttgtcctacccactcggtctcaccatttgtgtgtgagatgactgacgaccaggacgcatcattagcatcatatgcattgatgcatttatattcttatgattgtgttgcGTTTGGTTCTGCGTTTTGGTTGGATCGTACTTTTGACTGCATACGGGATTATTGACACTTCGGTTTGGCGACCCTTTTATGCAGATAGAGTTCTGGTGAGTCTGACTTCCTCGGTTACCTTTCGGTTTTGCgtattcctatatatgattaggaagctgtgtttgttgctgttagatatatcttactactcatgtccattggtattcgctgagttgttgaactcacccccgttgacactatcttttttaggtaccaggttatttatggtgtcgcttggagcatcctgtctgctggtccccacgtcacatcagaagacttatcggttccacgtatgttttgtttgttttatgtatcagtttgtttagctctgtactctggttttatttttggagtgttgatgttgttatgtggtattttgtatttgttattggttgtgtaagcctagtcggctagcaattttgtgttttggttttggtacagccgagtgggctgctttatttttaactgcgtggttgtgtcagccagaggctgaatttgatattaactgcgtggtgtttgttttcttttattgttattattccagccgcatgtggctaaggtatatagtgcttgtagaaaagtttcagattgtccgccgtacaggggagatgctgccgaaatttcttcggacagagactcctccggggcgtgacacatcACACGGCAGCAACTTtagcgccaaggctccccttctgaTGTATAAattaaggcaaaaaaaaaaaatcaaacttgtGATTAATCTAAGTTATAATAAATCTACAATTCTAAGAGATTATGGTAGTGATATACTAAAATTCTCAGTTtgtcaagaaattttgtatattTCTTTGAATGACACTTTTTATCTACAATTGAATGGGTAAATGGCACAGAAGATCTTATTTGCAAGGTCTGTCAGGCTTAATATTGTTTCTTTCCAACAATCAAATCTTTTATGGGAAATGCCCCAAATTACACCCTTAAAAAGGATAATAATCCATCTGCTCACTTGTCCCTAGGATACCCTCCCAGTTCAACCAACCCTCTTGGCTTTGCATCTATCGACAGGTTTCCTGCAAATTGGTTGGATGGGTAGCCTAAAACCTGACTGTCAAAAGATTCAATTGTTGAAATGAAAAACCAAGAGAAGTTGAGGAACAAATTGCACAGTTAGGGGAAGGAGGAAAAAAATACTAGTGGATGAATATATTTTCTTCTCATCTCCATTTCATCTAAGTCTCCTCTAATATGCTAGAACAAACAAATTAAACCTAGTTTTTTGTCCTATGGCTACGATCAAAGAAGCAATCTTTAGCAATTACCAAGAAGTCAGAGTAGTGGTTATGAATCCAAACTTAACAAATTTGACCATTTAGTGCCAAATT contains:
- the LOC122023504 gene encoding mitochondrial dicarboxylate/tricarboxylate transporter DTC-like isoform X2; the encoded protein is MAEGKSTSQTGAWSTVKPFANGGLSGMLATCAIQPIDMVKVRIQLGQGSAAQVTKNMLANEGFGSFYKKAAIGLTAGAIGASVGSPADLALIRMQADATLPAAQRRNYKNAFHALYRIIADEGVLALWKGAGPTVVRAMSLNMGMLASYDQSVELFRDSLGFGEVSTVLGASAVSGFFASACSLPFDYVKTQIQKMQPDANGKYPYTGSLDCAMQTLKSGGPLKFYTGFPVYCVRIAPHVMMTWIFLNQIQKVEKSLGL
- the LOC122023504 gene encoding mitochondrial dicarboxylate/tricarboxylate transporter DTC-like isoform X1: MAEGKSTSQTGAWSTVKPFANGGLSGMLATCAIQPIDMVKVRIQLGQGSAAQVTKNMLANEGFGSFYKGLSAGLLRQATYTTARLGSFRVLTNKAVEANDGKPLPLLQKAAIGLTAGAIGASVGSPADLALIRMQADATLPAAQRRNYKNAFHALYRIIADEGVLALWKGAGPTVVRAMSLNMGMLASYDQSVELFRDSLGFGEVSTVLGASAVSGFFASACSLPFDYVKTQIQKMQPDANGKYPYTGSLDCAMQTLKSGGPLKFYTGFPVYCVRIAPHVMMTWIFLNQIQKVEKSLGL